The genomic stretch CTCAGCCGAACCCGCACTCACTGCGCGGTAACGAGTTTCCCCGTCCTGCAGGCGCACACCAAAATCGCGCCAACACAACTCTCTTAAATTACCTTTTAACTCACGAATTCGGCGCATTTCCAAATCTGGAAAATTAGCCTCAGGCAACAGCAACTCTTCCAAACCAATCACCTGCCCTGAGACACGCAACAGACGTCGCACTTGCCACAACGCAGCACCGCGACGCAAACCTAAAATCTCGGCCAACTGCTCACCCGCATGAATACGAACACAGCCGAGCAACTCAATTTTTGGTGCTTCACCCTTAGGGTCGGTCAACAAAGCAAAACGACCGCGCATCAAAAAATCGCTCATACCAGCCACAAAAGTACCCACACCTTGGCGTCGATACAACACTGACTCTGCAACCAAAGCATCAAGCGCCTTGCGCACCGTACCTTGACTTACGCCAAATCGGTGACTCAATTCGACTTCACTCGGTAAACTTTCGTCTTCCTGCCATTCACCAGCCTCAACCGCTGCCAATACTTCGCGAATCACTTGTTTATATAAAGGTTGGGCGGCTAATTTTTTCATGCATGCACTTTTTATCATGTTGTCGAGGCAGAGTCTACTACAGTCTTATATAAGACAAAAGATACATTACATTTTATCCAGTAAAACCGTCACTTTTTTCCAAAAAAAGCTACAGCGTGATAAACTCACCTTGCTAAACATCAAAGCCTTGTTGCTTAAGTTGTGCAATCAACTGCACATCCAACCCAATTTTTGTTGTCGCCGGCGTATTTGCCGCTACTCGGAGTCGTTTACAAATGAAAAAACCTGTTCGCGTTGCCGTAACTGGTGCTGCTGGTCAAATTGGCTACAGCCTTCTATTCCGTATTGCTTCTGGCGCGATGCTCGGCCCAGATCAACCTGTAATCTTGCAATTGCTCGATATCACACCATCATTGCCAGCACTGAATGGCGTGGTAATGGAATTGGATGACTGCGCATTCCCATTACTGCAAGGCATTATTCAAAGTGACGATCCAGAAGTCGCCTTCAAAGATGCCGACATCGCTCTGCTCGTTGGCGCACGCCCACGTGGCCCAGGCATGGAGCGTAAAGACCTGCTCGAAGCTAACGGCGCAATCTTCACGACGCAAGGTAAAGCACTGAACAAAGTAGCGAGCCGTGACGTTAAAGTATTGGTAGTCGGCAACCCAGCTAATACCAACGCTTACATCGCAATGAAAAACGCACCGGATCTGAATCCAGCGAACTTCACTGCCATGATGCGCTTAGACCACAACCGCGCTCTGACGCAAATCGCTCAGAAAACTGGCTCTGCAGTTACTGACGTAACGAAAATGATCATCTGGGGCAACCACTCAGCCACGCAATATCCAGACCTGTTCCACGCTGAAGTGAAAGGCCAAAACGCAGCCAACTTGATCAACGATCAAAAATGGCTCGAAACTGAATTCATCCCAACCGTGCAACAACGTGGCGCAGCAATTATTAAAGCACGCGGCTTGTCTTCAGCAGCTTCTGCTGCGAATGCAGCGATCGACCACATCCGTAACTGGGTACTGGGCACTCCGGAAGGCGATTGGGTAACAATGGGCGTTCCTGCGAACGGCGAATACGGTTACGAAGACCTGATCTACGGCTACCCCGTAACTTGTAAAGATGGCCAATACACCATCATCCAAGGCCTCGAAATCAGTGAATTCAGCCGCGCACGTATGGATGCAACGGCAAAAGAATTGTCTGAAGAGCGTGATGCAGTAAAACACTTGCTCGGCTAATTTTTTAGCTCGAAAAAAAGCCCATCCTTGGATGGGCTTTTTAAATAGGTATATCTATCAAAGCTTGAATTGATAGTACATTCCAACATATACCCAATAAAAAACCACGCCAAGGCGTGGTTTTTTATTGGCAAGAAATCAAATTACGCTGCTTTGTTAGCCGCTTTAGTAGCCGCTGCAACAGATTTAGCACCTGTTTCTACCGCAGCAACAGTCGCTTCTGTAATATTTTCAGCAATGCGTTGGCTGGTTTTTTGTACTGTATCAAACGCAGTATTTGCGCTTTCAACGGCGTTTTTCAGCAAATTAACTGCTGCGCTACCTGCTGGAGCTTGCGCAGCGGCTTGATCTAAAGAAGACACCAAGTTTTTGTTAAATTCCAACACTTGCTCTTCGATCAGTTTGTTCAATTCTGCTTGAGTTGTACTTGCCGCTTCGTACACAGTACGCGCCACTGCAATTGTTTTTTCAACGCCAGGTTGAGTCAGTGTTTTTTGCAGATCAACCAAATCTTGCACATTTTTCACTTGCGACAAAGATTTAGCAGTTTCAGCATTTTCAGCCAACAAATCACGAGCGATGCTTAGTTGCAACTGAAACAGACGCTCAGCACCAGCCAAAGCGATGTTAGTCAGACGCAAGGATTTCTCAAGATTAGCTTGGCCTAGCTCGGTAAATTGTTTTGGTGCGTTAAACATGGCATTTCTCCGGTGAATTGTGCACTGCAATAACGCCATTTTTAACCGCAAAGATGCATCTGTCAAGCACTTT from Chitinibacter sp. SCUT-21 encodes the following:
- a CDS encoding GntR family transcriptional regulator; translation: MKKLAAQPLYKQVIREVLAAVEAGEWQEDESLPSEVELSHRFGVSQGTVRKALDALVAESVLYRRQGVGTFVAGMSDFLMRGRFALLTDPKGEAPKIELLGCVRIHAGEQLAEILGLRRGAALWQVRRLLRVSGQVIGLEELLLPEANFPDLEMRRIRELKGNLRELCWRDFGVRLQDGETRYRAVSAGSAEARLLQVEVNEPLLQLVRLAKDFSGKPQVWSVAWLKTEELAFEPSLAT
- a CDS encoding malate dehydrogenase; protein product: MKKPVRVAVTGAAGQIGYSLLFRIASGAMLGPDQPVILQLLDITPSLPALNGVVMELDDCAFPLLQGIIQSDDPEVAFKDADIALLVGARPRGPGMERKDLLEANGAIFTTQGKALNKVASRDVKVLVVGNPANTNAYIAMKNAPDLNPANFTAMMRLDHNRALTQIAQKTGSAVTDVTKMIIWGNHSATQYPDLFHAEVKGQNAANLINDQKWLETEFIPTVQQRGAAIIKARGLSSAASAANAAIDHIRNWVLGTPEGDWVTMGVPANGEYGYEDLIYGYPVTCKDGQYTIIQGLEISEFSRARMDATAKELSEERDAVKHLLG
- a CDS encoding phasin family protein; this encodes MFNAPKQFTELGQANLEKSLRLTNIALAGAERLFQLQLSIARDLLAENAETAKSLSQVKNVQDLVDLQKTLTQPGVEKTIAVARTVYEAASTTQAELNKLIEEQVLEFNKNLVSSLDQAAAQAPAGSAAVNLLKNAVESANTAFDTVQKTSQRIAENITEATVAAVETGAKSVAAATKAANKAA